In Desulfovibrio aminophilus, the sequence CGGCCTCCACGTCGTTGCCGTCCACCGCCTCGCCGGGCATGCCGTAGGACGCGGCGCGGTCCGCGATCCGGCCGATGGGGCAGTGCTCCCTGTGGGCCTGGGCCCCGGCCCAGCAGTTGGACTCGCAGACGAAGAGCACGGGCAGTTTCCAGACCCCGGCCAGGTTCATGGCCTCGTGCACGCTGCCCTCGGCCGCGGCCCCGTCGCCGAAGAACACGCAGGTGGCGGCCTTCTCGCCCCGGTAGCGCTGGGCGAAGGCCGCGCCCACGGCCAGCGGCGGCGCGGCCCCGACCACGGTGGAGGTCATGAGCACGTTGCGCGAGGGGTCGGCCAGGTGCAGGGTGCCGGACTTGCCCCGGTTCAGGCCGTCGCGCCTGCCCATGATCTCGGCCATGAGCGCGTTCGGGTCCACGCCCCGGGCCAGCAGGTGGCCGTGGCCGCGGTGGTTGGTCACGACGACGTCCTCGGGCGTCAGGGCCCGCACCACCCCGGCGGCGACGGCCTCCTGGCCGTGGCAGGTGATCTGCATCCCGGGCAGGCGGCCCTGCTCGTGGGCCAGTTGCGTGACGCGGTCCTCGAAGGCCCGGATGAGCAGCATGTCGGTAAGCAGCGCGAGACGCTGGGCGCGGTCGAGCGGGGGTCGTTGCATGGAGCCTCCTTGCGGTGAGACGTTCCATTCAGCGAATGAGGGGAAGGACGGCCCGACTATGGCCATTTTTCAGCGGGATTGTCCAGAGCGAGCCCTCTGCGGCGGCGATTTCCCGCCGGTTCGGACCGGAATGGGCGGAAACCCGCCCAAAAAACTCTGGATCGCTGAGCCGTTTCAACGTATAGCGTCGCATGTATCCGCAAAAGGGAGGATTATTCATGAAGCGATTCCAGCGTGTTCTGCCCCATCTCGCCTGCCTGCTCGCCCTCGCCCTCATGGGGGCCGACGCCTCGGCGCAGGGCTTCAACAACGTGCCGCCCTTCACGAAGCTCGGCGACCTGGAGACCTGCTCCCAGCAATGGAACCGCTCCGAGAATTGCCTGAGCCGCCTCTCGGACTACGTGCGCATGCACCCCGAGGAGGAGCTCGCGGCCGCGCGGCTGGTCCGCCTCAATTACCGCCCGCACGCGGCCCTGGCCTTTTTCGAGGGCCCCATCGAGCGCAACGAGCCTGGGGTCTGCGCGGACAAGGACCTGAGCCTGGCCGTGTCGGCGGGCCTGGCCCTGCCCCCGGACTTCCCGGACGCCGCCCGCGCGCGCAAGATCTTCGCCGGGAAATGCCGCGCGGCGTTGGAACCGGCCATCATCGCGGAAGTGAAGAGCGCGTCAGGGGGATACCTCCAGGACAACGCCTGCCCGATCCTCGCGAAGAACGGCAAGGCCCCCGAGGTCTGCACGTCCAGGCAGCAGTCGGCGGAACCCGCGCCCGCGGCCGACGCCCTGCCCAAGCTCGACAAGGGGAAGGTCGTCCTGGACACAGGAAAGGCCTATAAGGGAGGAGAAGGCGAAATCGTCATCATGGTTCCCGTGAAGGGCGGCGACTTGTGCCTCATCCACTTCGTGGGAATACGCGGCCCCTGGAACGGCAAGACCATCCTGCACAAGCGGGAGGACCGGGGCGGCAACGGCGAAAACTACTGGACCATGCACGACGGCGCGCGCTGGAACACCCTGGTGCGGAACTACCAGTTCGAGGTCTTCGCTCCCGGATACAAGGCGGCCAACGGCTTCTCCGTCTATTACTCCGACGATGCGACGAACGCGATCAACCTCCAGTCCATCCTGGACGCCTGGAAGCAGTGACCGGACACGGCGGGGCAGGCCGTCCCGAGGCTTGCCCCGCCTCCGCAACAACGACGCCTTCCCCTTCCCTCGCCGTTTCGCGCCCTCACCTCTGCCCCAATCCCCCCTTGCCTTTGCGCCTGAACTGGCGCAAAAAGAACTACAAATTTCAACAATAAAATACGACAAAATTTGTCTAGAAAAATGTTGATCGCAAATTGTTTCAAATAATTACGAGCGACAAAATGAACGACAGAAATACCGACAAATCCAGCGCCGAAAATCCCGTCGTCAAGGTCCAGACCTTCAAGTCGGGCAAGGTTTCCTTCACCCGCGTCTTCGACCGCGAGGCCATCAGCAACAATTACATCCTGTTCGAAGCCCTGCTCCTGTCCCTGTCCCAGATGCCCATCCTGCCCGCGCTGGCGTCCAGGCTGGACGCCGAACTCGTCCGCCGGGCCATCTTCGGCACCGCGGCCATCGAAGGCAACCCGCTCTCCGAGGAGCGCGTGGCCGAGATCATCGAGGAGCCGAGCCTGAACGGCCTGCGCGAACGCGCCGAGCAGGAGATCGTGAACCTCAAGGAGGCCTACCGGCTCCACGCCGTTCCCGGCCCGTCCAAGGACCGGGAGACCCTGGCCGTGAGCGAGGCCTTCATCCGCGAGATCAACGCCCTGGTGACGCGCGGCGTGGGCGGCGAGTTCCACGCCCCGGGCCAGTACCGCGACCACCCGGTGGAGGTGGGCGACCTGGGCCACGGCGGGGTCTACAAGCCGCCCAAGATCCGCGCGGACATCGAGACCCTCATGGCGGCCTTCGTGGACTGGCTCAACTCCGAGGAGGTCCGCAAGGAGTGGCCGCCGGTGCGCGCGGCCCTGGCCCACTACCACCTGGCCCTGATCCATCCCTTCGGCGACGGCAACGGCCGCACCGCCCGGCTCCTGGAGGTGGCCATCATGGCCCGGGCCGGATACCGCTACGTGCCCACCATGCTCTCCAACTACTACTACCGGAACATCGACGCCTATTACGTCGCCTTCCGGGAGTGCGAACGGAGCCGGGAGCACGACCTGACGCCCTTCCTGCGCTTCTTCTCCGAGGGGCTGCGGGAATGCGTGCTCGACCTCCAGACCACCATCAACACCCACATCCGGCTCC encodes:
- a CDS encoding thiamine pyrophosphate-dependent dehydrogenase E1 component subunit alpha; translated protein: MQRPPLDRAQRLALLTDMLLIRAFEDRVTQLAHEQGRLPGMQITCHGQEAVAAGVVRALTPEDVVVTNHRGHGHLLARGVDPNALMAEIMGRRDGLNRGKSGTLHLADPSRNVLMTSTVVGAAPPLAVGAAFAQRYRGEKAATCVFFGDGAAAEGSVHEAMNLAGVWKLPVLFVCESNCWAGAQAHREHCPIGRIADRAASYGMPGEAVDGNDVEAVHEAALDLLEGRRAGHGPALLECRTYRMHGHGEHDPQHYVDKAELAAWAGRDPIVRYAEVLRRDGLLDAVEPLAVHASGIVDAAVAFADASPYPPPEEALEHVYANPIAREV
- a CDS encoding Fic family protein, whose protein sequence is MNDRNTDKSSAENPVVKVQTFKSGKVSFTRVFDREAISNNYILFEALLLSLSQMPILPALASRLDAELVRRAIFGTAAIEGNPLSEERVAEIIEEPSLNGLRERAEQEIVNLKEAYRLHAVPGPSKDRETLAVSEAFIREINALVTRGVGGEFHAPGQYRDHPVEVGDLGHGGVYKPPKIRADIETLMAAFVDWLNSEEVRKEWPPVRAALAHYHLALIHPFGDGNGRTARLLEVAIMARAGYRYVPTMLSNYYYRNIDAYYVAFRECERSREHDLTPFLRFFSEGLRECVLDLQTTINTHIRLLALGDHYRTLRQKKVLGQRQHDLLMILLQTPDKVLQPPALRSDPLLAPLYRKTSEATPRRDLKRLRELRLLVPADGGGLRLNQFTGFAGL